The Solibacillus sp. FSL W7-1436 genome window below encodes:
- a CDS encoding FecCD family ABC transporter permease, translating to MKSTSVLEKKQIMMPRNFIKVLLLLIILLGLCILASLVFGSRMIGWTDLLNGLFHSEAQSHEANVVRQRVVRTIFCLLCGATLGVSGALMQSVTRNPIADPSILGVNTGASLFVVCGIAFLNISSANQYIWLAIAGAFITAIFVFGIGSMGRGGATPLKLVLAGAATSAILSSLVVAIMIPRTNVMDQFRFWQVGSVGSGSWDSITLFIPFIVVGLFVALITAPALNAMALGDDVATGLGVRTGTVRIAAALGGVLLCGAATALAGPIGFIGLLATHIVRLVVGPDLRYIIPMSALSGAIILTFSDVIGRLLGSPSELEVGIVTAFIGAPILILITMKAKMRAI from the coding sequence ATGAAAAGTACATCCGTTTTAGAAAAGAAGCAAATTATGATGCCGCGAAATTTTATCAAAGTATTATTACTTTTGATAATTTTACTCGGGCTATGTATACTAGCATCACTTGTATTTGGTTCGCGGATGATAGGCTGGACAGATCTTCTGAATGGGTTATTCCATTCAGAGGCTCAGTCTCATGAAGCGAACGTCGTAAGGCAGCGTGTGGTAAGAACTATTTTCTGCTTACTATGTGGTGCAACATTAGGAGTTTCCGGTGCGCTTATGCAATCGGTAACACGTAACCCTATTGCAGATCCAAGTATATTAGGTGTCAATACAGGGGCATCCCTTTTTGTCGTTTGTGGCATTGCCTTTTTAAATATCAGTTCAGCAAATCAGTATATTTGGCTTGCGATAGCGGGTGCTTTTATTACCGCTATTTTTGTATTTGGGATCGGTTCAATGGGGAGAGGTGGCGCAACACCATTAAAGCTTGTGCTTGCAGGTGCTGCTACAAGTGCAATTTTATCCTCACTGGTCGTTGCAATAATGATACCAAGAACGAATGTAATGGATCAGTTCAGATTTTGGCAGGTCGGAAGTGTCGGTTCCGGGAGCTGGGATTCCATCACATTATTTATTCCATTTATTGTAGTAGGACTATTTGTTGCCTTAATTACAGCTCCGGCATTGAATGCGATGGCATTGGGTGATGATGTTGCGACAGGGCTGGGTGTACGCACGGGTACTGTAAGAATTGCAGCGGCATTAGGTGGCGTATTATTATGTGGTGCTGCGACGGCATTGGCAGGTCCAATCGGCTTTATTGGTTTATTAGCTACACATATCGTACGTCTCGTAGTAGGTCCTGATCTACGTTATATTATTCCGATGTCAGCATTGTCGGGGGCAATTATTTTAACCTTTTCCGATGTGATCGGAAGGCTTCTTGGCAGTCCAAGTGAGCTCGAAGTTGGAATTGTGACGGCCTTTATAGGTGCGCCGATTTTAATTTTAATTACGATGAAAGCGAAAATGCGTGCAATA
- a CDS encoding iron-siderophore ABC transporter substrate-binding protein, whose protein sequence is MKTKKFYSLMTILFVAIGLLVVAGCSDKETSTEVNKSNETTGSSNSEDSATQYPIVIKHALGETVIEEKPERVATVSWANHDVALALGVVPVGFSAANYGVQDESGMLPWTAEKLKELGEENPNIYQDTDGIDFEAVSDSNPDVILAAYSGLTQEEYDTLSEIAPVVAYPETPWVITWRDQILYNAKGMGMEEEGQQLIADTEKLIQDKANEFPEIKGKKAAFGMFNATDLSKFYIYTPADPRGELLEELGMEYPESIKAQVQDESSFYIELSAENADALNDADILIAYGDDNTLAALQADPILGKVPAIKNGTVLIIPDNTPLAAAGNPNPLSIQYTIDEYVTLISEVAKKIK, encoded by the coding sequence ATGAAAACGAAAAAGTTCTATTCTTTAATGACAATACTTTTCGTAGCGATTGGTTTACTGGTTGTTGCGGGTTGCTCGGATAAAGAAACAAGTACAGAAGTGAATAAATCAAATGAAACAACAGGTTCTTCAAATTCAGAAGATTCGGCAACGCAATATCCAATCGTAATCAAACATGCATTAGGTGAAACAGTAATTGAAGAAAAACCGGAGCGTGTAGCAACAGTTTCATGGGCAAACCATGATGTAGCACTTGCTTTAGGTGTTGTACCGGTAGGGTTCTCGGCAGCAAACTACGGTGTACAGGATGAAAGCGGTATGCTTCCATGGACAGCAGAAAAATTAAAAGAGCTTGGTGAGGAAAATCCGAACATCTACCAAGATACAGATGGCATAGATTTTGAAGCAGTTTCAGATTCAAATCCGGATGTGATTTTAGCGGCATATTCAGGGCTTACTCAAGAAGAGTATGATACGTTAAGCGAGATTGCACCGGTTGTTGCATATCCGGAAACTCCGTGGGTTATTACATGGCGTGACCAAATCCTATACAACGCAAAAGGTATGGGTATGGAAGAAGAAGGTCAACAATTAATCGCTGATACAGAAAAATTAATTCAAGATAAAGCAAATGAATTTCCTGAAATCAAAGGTAAAAAAGCAGCGTTCGGTATGTTTAACGCGACAGATTTATCAAAGTTCTATATTTATACACCAGCTGATCCGCGCGGTGAATTACTGGAAGAGCTAGGTATGGAATATCCGGAAAGCATTAAAGCGCAAGTTCAGGATGAAAGCAGCTTCTACATCGAATTAAGTGCAGAAAATGCAGATGCTTTAAACGATGCTGATATTCTGATTGCATATGGTGATGACAACACATTAGCAGCACTTCAGGCAGATCCGATTTTAGGTAAAGTACCTGCAATCAAAAATGGCACGGTTTTAATCATTCCTGACAACACACCACTTGCTGCTGCAGGAAATCCGAACCCGCTGTCAATTCAATATACAATCGACGAGTATGTAACTTTAATTTCGGAAGTTGCGAAAAAGATAAAATAA
- a CDS encoding MerR family transcriptional regulator: MKSIKTIAKEYALTPRTLRYYEELGILKPTRPHHGMRHYSKREEAKIKLIIRGKKYGFSMEEIKEMILLFDLDRTGIKQLERTIEYGQQKIKEIDQKIEELYEIRQEIEKTEAIFQEKLILLLEDQS; this comes from the coding sequence GTGAAATCCATTAAAACGATCGCTAAAGAATATGCACTCACACCGAGAACACTGCGCTACTATGAAGAGCTCGGAATATTGAAACCGACACGACCTCATCATGGAATGCGCCATTATTCCAAACGGGAGGAGGCAAAGATCAAGCTAATTATCCGAGGAAAAAAGTATGGCTTTTCTATGGAAGAAATTAAGGAAATGATTTTGCTTTTTGACCTTGATCGTACAGGTATTAAACAGCTGGAGCGGACAATCGAATACGGTCAGCAAAAAATAAAGGAAATTGACCAAAAGATTGAAGAGTTGTATGAAATCCGTCAAGAAATCGAAAAGACGGAAGCTATTTTTCAGGAAAAACTAATTCTATTATTGGAGGACCAATCATGA
- a CDS encoding class I adenylate-forming enzyme family protein: MNISNLLARHARKYPNQTAVISLGQETTYQQLDDQVNKIAGSLRASGIVKGDKVGIFMPNVQEFVALYFAIQRMGAVVVPINAKFVTREIEYVLNHSDAKAIFVHELIFEQAATIMFNGLKVKTGPAVHDWQSFDQFQAAGQNEVVCCDLVEDDDSTLLYTSGTTGNPKGVLLTNRNVLAVSHMIAIEMEVKPESRMLIMMPLTHSAPLNLFLVTVILVGATAVLTPTFTPDLLIDTVEKYKTTHFFGAPVAYLLTAGSPRIASADLSSMKWWVYGGAPLSEKEVVYIQQQFNTDNLVCVYGLTEAGPSGSILHAADHPHKAGSIGKRAPFGTELRVINALNEDVAPGEIGEIILYGEGNMKEYYKNPEETKNIFVDGWVRSGDLARIDEEGYIYIVDRKKDVIISGGVNIYPKEIEDQLLLHDAIFEVAVFGVPHPEWGETVKAVYCAKVPVSEQEIREHLEGKLAAFKIPKIFEQAEALPRNASGKILKQQLRGEANASISQ, from the coding sequence ATGAATATTTCTAATCTGTTAGCTCGTCATGCAAGAAAGTATCCGAATCAAACTGCTGTCATTAGTCTCGGCCAGGAAACGACGTATCAACAGTTGGATGACCAAGTTAATAAAATCGCCGGTTCATTGCGTGCAAGCGGAATCGTAAAAGGCGATAAAGTCGGGATTTTCATGCCAAATGTGCAAGAGTTCGTCGCGCTTTACTTTGCCATTCAGCGTATGGGGGCTGTCGTTGTACCGATCAATGCCAAGTTTGTCACACGCGAAATTGAGTATGTGCTCAATCATAGTGACGCGAAGGCGATCTTTGTCCATGAGCTGATTTTCGAACAGGCCGCTACGATTATGTTCAATGGTCTAAAAGTAAAAACAGGTCCTGCTGTCCATGACTGGCAAAGCTTCGATCAATTCCAGGCAGCTGGCCAAAATGAGGTCGTTTGCTGTGATCTAGTGGAGGATGATGATTCAACATTACTTTATACATCCGGCACAACCGGCAATCCAAAAGGCGTTTTACTGACAAACCGCAATGTCCTCGCAGTATCCCATATGATTGCCATTGAAATGGAAGTAAAACCCGAAAGCCGGATGCTCATCATGATGCCGCTAACTCATTCTGCTCCATTGAATTTGTTTTTGGTCACGGTCATTTTAGTCGGGGCAACAGCTGTGCTCACACCGACATTTACGCCTGACTTGTTAATAGATACGGTAGAAAAATACAAAACGACGCACTTCTTCGGGGCACCTGTTGCCTACCTTCTAACTGCCGGCTCACCTCGTATCGCAAGTGCGGACCTGTCGTCAATGAAGTGGTGGGTGTACGGAGGCGCACCGCTTTCCGAAAAAGAAGTCGTATATATTCAGCAGCAGTTTAATACGGACAACTTAGTATGTGTGTACGGTTTAACGGAAGCCGGTCCGAGCGGGTCGATATTACATGCTGCGGATCACCCTCACAAGGCAGGAAGCATCGGTAAGCGAGCACCGTTTGGAACAGAGCTGCGTGTGATTAATGCATTAAATGAAGATGTGGCACCTGGTGAAATTGGCGAAATCATTTTATATGGTGAAGGCAATATGAAAGAATACTATAAAAATCCGGAAGAAACGAAAAACATTTTCGTTGACGGCTGGGTGCGTTCGGGCGATTTAGCCCGCATCGATGAGGAAGGTTATATTTACATCGTCGACCGTAAAAAAGATGTAATTATTTCAGGCGGCGTCAATATTTACCCGAAAGAAATAGAGGATCAGCTGCTGCTGCATGACGCTATTTTTGAAGTAGCGGTGTTCGGTGTACCGCATCCTGAATGGGGCGAAACTGTAAAAGCGGTTTACTGTGCAAAAGTCCCTGTTTCCGAGCAGGAAATCCGCGAGCACTTGGAAGGGAAACTTGCCGCATTTAAAATCCCGAAAATCTTTGAACAAGCGGAAGCACTTCCGCGCAATGCTTCCGGGAAAATATTAAAACAGCAGCTAAGAGGTGAAGCAAATGCAAGTATTAGCCAATAA
- a CDS encoding acyl-CoA dehydrogenase family protein, which yields MQVLANKREKSQNFYESDQTLHQLLQQKLSPSFYNYADERLTAFGALCAGPIDARAKVTDREGEPRLRRYNAYGDEVSEVIVNEGYKQTVAETYATGIVGYIHKDIPELGHKGNYVYSFAQGYLLSQTEPGFYCPVTLTMATAYLFEHYASEELKQKFMPHICATGETELFEGATFLTERQGGSDVGANVVEARLEQGEWRLYGEKYFASNAGMCGVAMVLARQTTNSKEGSRGLTLFAVPWRDDDGELNHITIRRLKDKLGVKAVPSGEVEFNGAKAYVVGDPSKGIYYMLEALNLSRICNAAASVGIMKRALDEAVHYTNGRIAFGQTVAEFPMVKHTLGALHAKWHASLVALFDLVSRYDEVVSGNASEEEQQIVRLLIALVKKETAEWAIEFTHEAIELHGGNGYIEDFVLPRLLRDAQVLTVWEGTANILAHELIRLVQKNAHITLLNELQQTNHPYLQQLASVVEQRFAVFVTLDPAMQTVEAKPLMQELARLYEAVVAVKHGETAGEREQLLAEIYIEEQFGQKSFGEVPLAVKGFDVLNSGY from the coding sequence ATGCAAGTATTAGCCAATAAACGTGAAAAGAGCCAGAATTTTTATGAATCCGATCAAACATTGCATCAGCTACTACAGCAAAAACTTTCTCCGTCTTTTTATAATTATGCGGATGAACGGCTGACGGCATTCGGTGCGCTTTGTGCCGGACCGATCGATGCCCGTGCCAAAGTGACGGACCGGGAAGGCGAACCACGATTACGCCGCTATAATGCATACGGCGATGAAGTAAGCGAAGTCATTGTGAACGAAGGCTATAAACAAACGGTTGCCGAAACTTATGCAACAGGGATTGTCGGCTATATCCATAAAGACATTCCCGAATTAGGCCATAAAGGCAATTATGTATACAGCTTTGCGCAAGGCTATTTGCTATCACAAACCGAACCAGGTTTTTACTGTCCTGTCACATTGACGATGGCGACAGCGTATTTATTCGAGCACTATGCATCCGAAGAGCTGAAGCAGAAGTTTATGCCGCATATTTGTGCAACAGGCGAAACGGAATTATTTGAAGGGGCTACGTTTTTAACGGAGCGCCAAGGTGGATCAGATGTTGGTGCGAATGTCGTGGAGGCACGCCTTGAACAAGGTGAATGGCGTTTATACGGTGAAAAGTACTTTGCATCGAATGCCGGGATGTGCGGAGTTGCGATGGTGCTTGCCCGTCAGACAACCAATTCCAAAGAAGGTTCACGCGGCTTAACATTGTTTGCTGTCCCATGGCGTGACGACGATGGTGAGCTTAATCACATTACGATCCGCCGATTGAAAGATAAGCTTGGCGTAAAGGCGGTCCCGTCAGGAGAAGTCGAGTTTAACGGTGCAAAAGCATATGTTGTCGGGGATCCTTCCAAAGGCATCTATTATATGCTCGAGGCACTCAACCTGTCCCGGATCTGTAATGCCGCAGCATCGGTCGGCATTATGAAACGTGCGCTGGATGAAGCGGTTCATTATACAAACGGGCGTATCGCCTTTGGACAAACAGTTGCCGAGTTTCCGATGGTGAAGCATACGTTAGGCGCATTGCACGCGAAATGGCATGCTTCACTTGTCGCGTTGTTCGATTTAGTGTCGCGCTATGATGAAGTTGTAAGCGGGAATGCTTCAGAAGAAGAACAGCAGATTGTCCGCCTGTTAATTGCGTTAGTGAAAAAGGAAACAGCAGAATGGGCGATCGAGTTTACGCATGAAGCGATTGAACTTCATGGCGGCAATGGCTATATCGAGGATTTCGTACTCCCTCGCCTGCTTCGCGATGCCCAAGTATTAACCGTTTGGGAAGGAACAGCGAACATTTTGGCACATGAGCTTATTCGCCTCGTACAAAAGAATGCGCATATTACGCTGCTGAATGAATTGCAGCAGACGAACCATCCTTATTTGCAGCAGCTGGCCTCTGTCGTGGAGCAGCGCTTTGCAGTATTTGTCACACTGGATCCGGCAATGCAAACAGTGGAGGCGAAACCGCTCATGCAGGAGCTTGCTCGTCTATACGAAGCAGTTGTTGCGGTGAAGCATGGTGAAACGGCCGGTGAACGCGAGCAGCTGCTGGCGGAAATTTATATCGAGGAACAGTTCGGCCAGAAGTCCTTTGGTGAAGTGCCATTAGCGGTGAAAGGGTTCGATGTGCTGAATAGCGG